In Sphingobacteriaceae bacterium, the following proteins share a genomic window:
- a CDS encoding coproporphyrinogen III oxidase has translation MPGIYLHIPFCKQACTYCDFHFSTNLQAKDVLVTSITEEISKRYSYLSKKNLESIYFGGGTPSLLSKSELQRIFNALKKYFSYTNSAEITLEANPDDITMQSLQDWKEVGINRLSIGLQSFNNEELKWMNRAHTAEESLASVKLAQAEGFNNISIDLIYGSKFQTLDSWAQTLDTAIALNTQHISSYNLTIEQKTVLGLKHNKGTEPAISDELSEAQFLLMVKKLKEAGFLHYEISNFGKPEFFAKHNSNYWLQEHYLGIGPSAHSFNGTSRQWNVKNNNHYINAIKNGSDFFEKEELSLHDRYNEYVLTRLRTIWGCDLDEIKEQFGDEILRHFMKIVQSKMAFLDQEANVYTLKESARFLADGLASDLFI, from the coding sequence TTGCCTGGCATTTACTTACACATACCTTTTTGCAAACAAGCCTGCACTTATTGTGACTTCCACTTTAGTACAAATTTGCAAGCTAAGGATGTGCTTGTTACTTCGATAACTGAAGAAATTTCAAAACGATACAGTTATCTTTCAAAAAAAAACCTGGAAAGTATTTATTTCGGTGGAGGTACACCCAGTTTGCTTTCTAAATCAGAGTTGCAGAGGATTTTCAACGCCTTAAAAAAATATTTTTCCTACACTAATTCTGCAGAAATAACACTCGAAGCTAACCCGGATGATATAACTATGCAGAGTTTGCAAGACTGGAAAGAAGTTGGAATTAACCGTTTGAGTATTGGTTTGCAAAGTTTTAATAACGAAGAGTTAAAGTGGATGAACCGCGCCCATACAGCCGAAGAATCGCTTGCTTCTGTAAAACTAGCCCAAGCAGAGGGGTTTAACAATATCAGTATCGATCTTATTTATGGAAGTAAGTTTCAAACGCTTGACTCGTGGGCACAGACACTTGATACCGCCATCGCTTTAAATACACAACACATTTCTTCGTACAACCTCACCATAGAGCAGAAAACAGTGTTAGGACTTAAACATAATAAAGGTACAGAGCCTGCAATTAGTGATGAATTGAGTGAAGCGCAATTTTTATTAATGGTTAAAAAGCTAAAAGAGGCCGGTTTCCTGCACTACGAGATTTCTAATTTTGGAAAGCCGGAGTTTTTCGCAAAACACAACAGCAATTATTGGTTGCAAGAGCATTACCTGGGTATAGGCCCTTCAGCGCATTCCTTTAATGGAACTTCCCGCCAGTGGAACGTGAAGAATAATAATCACTATATAAATGCAATAAAAAACGGCAGCGATTTTTTTGAGAAAGAAGAATTGAGTCTGCATGACCGTTATAATGAATACGTATTAACGCGACTTCGTACAATTTGGGGCTGCGACCTGGATGAAATTAAAGAACAATTCGGCGATGAAATTCTTCGGCATTTTATGAAAATTGTTCAGTCAAAAATGGCGTTTTTAGATCAAGAGGCAAACGTTTATACTTTGAAAGAATCGGCCCGTTTTCTGGCTGACGGCCTGGCTTCCGATCTTTTTATTTAG
- a CDS encoding rRNA methyltransferase: MDNSQKTELINYLTTFISDKRKARFDEVISQRTNHLRIVLENVYQGHNASAVLRSCESFGLQDVHFIENRNHLKISDDVAMGSSNWINIHRHRNSENNTVEALLHLKSLGYRIVATTPHKNDCTIDQLPVDKKLALVFGTEIDGISQDVFEHADEFVKIPMFGFTESFNVSVCAALCMYELTTRIRRDVRDYLLSDQEKLDVYFEWVKHSVDHSEALIKNYLNAK; encoded by the coding sequence ATGGACAACTCGCAGAAAACAGAATTAATAAATTACCTCACCACTTTTATTTCAGATAAACGTAAAGCACGTTTTGATGAAGTTATTTCGCAACGCACGAATCATTTAAGAATAGTGCTCGAAAATGTTTATCAGGGACATAATGCCAGCGCTGTCTTAAGAAGCTGTGAAAGTTTCGGCCTACAGGATGTTCATTTTATAGAGAACAGAAATCATTTAAAGATCAGTGATGATGTGGCTATGGGAAGTAGTAATTGGATTAACATTCACCGTCACAGAAATTCAGAGAATAATACTGTAGAAGCCCTGCTACATTTAAAAAGCCTTGGCTACCGCATTGTTGCTACCACCCCGCATAAAAACGACTGCACAATTGACCAACTTCCCGTGGATAAAAAATTAGCGCTTGTGTTCGGAACCGAAATTGATGGCATTTCGCAAGACGTTTTTGAACACGCAGATGAATTTGTAAAAATACCGATGTTTGGTTTTACAGAGAGTTTTAATGTGAGTGTTTGCGCTGCGTTATGTATGTATGAATTAACAACCCGCATAAGACGAGATGTAAGAGATTACTTACTGTCTGATCAGGAAAAATTAGATGTTTATTTTGAATGGGTAAAACACAGCGTTGATCACAGTGAAGCTTTGATAAAGAACTACCTTAACGCTAAATAA